Proteins encoded in a region of the Catenulispora sp. MAP5-51 genome:
- a CDS encoding DUF742 domain-containing protein, whose amino-acid sequence MSRPRRDPDLVRAYVVTGGVVRPSRKLGLVTLLIAQDVPAQGLAPEQRRVLGVCSRHGALSVAEIAAHLDLPPSVVSILASALMDSGHLAVPAPTADVPEIDVLKEVLRGLRQLV is encoded by the coding sequence ATGAGCCGGCCGCGGCGCGACCCGGACCTGGTGCGCGCGTACGTCGTGACCGGCGGCGTGGTGCGCCCCAGCCGCAAGCTCGGGCTGGTGACGCTGCTGATCGCGCAGGACGTCCCGGCCCAGGGGCTGGCCCCCGAGCAGCGCCGGGTGCTGGGCGTGTGCAGCCGGCACGGCGCCCTGTCGGTCGCGGAGATCGCCGCGCACCTGGATCTGCCGCCGTCGGTGGTCTCGATCCTGGCCTCCGCCCTGATGGACTCCGGACATCTCGCCGTCCCCGCTCCGACCGCCGACGTCCCCGAGATCGACGTGCTGAAAGAGGTTCTCCGTGGGCTCCGCCAACTTGTCTGA
- a CDS encoding roadblock/LC7 domain-containing protein, translating to MSTTAPPADGNNKLTWMLSSLDIEGVRYSVLISGDGLRMAHSDSISRDEADAFAAAVSGVQSLGKALATMTGDQDNRLRQNLIEYDQALVLVTAAGQNAMLGVCAEPTADAGLIVHRMNDLASRLGNELTSETRRP from the coding sequence GTGAGCACCACCGCCCCGCCGGCTGACGGGAACAACAAGCTGACCTGGATGCTCAGCAGCCTGGACATCGAAGGGGTGCGCTACTCGGTCCTCATCTCCGGGGACGGGCTGCGCATGGCGCATTCGGACTCGATCTCCCGCGACGAGGCCGACGCGTTCGCCGCGGCGGTCAGCGGGGTGCAGTCCCTGGGCAAGGCGCTGGCCACGATGACCGGGGACCAGGACAACCGGCTGCGGCAGAACCTGATCGAGTACGACCAGGCCCTGGTCCTGGTCACCGCCGCGGGCCAGAACGCGATGCTGGGGGTGTGCGCGGAGCCCACCGCGGACGCCGGGCTGATCGTGCACCGGATGAACGATCTGGCCTCGCGCCTGGGCAACGAGCTGACCAGCGAGACGCGCCGGCCATGA
- a CDS encoding cytochrome P450, producing MTTQTPPQSTAISRIPMYTPEFAADPHGVYERMRNLHGSLVPVLLDPEVPATLVIGYQTAIRILHDPERFPADPRRWEGANLSQTCPVRPMMEWRPNALRSAGMEHSRYRSSNVYSLNGVDLHALRRVVQDVAGDLIAGLSRAGQADLITQYAFPLAFRVLNRMLGCPPEIGERVAIGMAKIFEGIDAEAGNAMLAAALAELVMMKKERPADDITTRMLQHESELELPEMVHQLACVYGAGIEPQQNLIANTLLLILTDERFSGDVLDGNLTVRDALDEVLYQDPPMANFGISYPPYPVQIDGVWLPADQPVVISFSACNNDPAIASDQRAGNRAHLAWSVGPHACPAQSAAYLIAQAAIDQILDALPEMELAVPEKDLVWRPGPFARGLAALPVAIPVPRQNPVR from the coding sequence GTGACGACCCAGACACCCCCACAGAGCACCGCCATATCGCGCATCCCCATGTACACGCCCGAGTTCGCCGCCGACCCGCACGGCGTGTACGAGCGGATGCGCAACCTGCACGGATCGCTGGTCCCGGTCCTGCTGGACCCCGAAGTGCCGGCCACGCTGGTGATCGGCTACCAGACCGCCATCCGGATCCTGCACGACCCGGAGCGCTTCCCGGCCGACCCGCGCCGCTGGGAGGGGGCGAACCTGTCCCAGACCTGCCCGGTCCGGCCGATGATGGAGTGGCGGCCGAATGCGTTGCGCAGCGCGGGTATGGAGCACTCCCGGTACCGCAGCTCCAACGTGTACAGCCTCAACGGCGTCGACCTGCACGCGCTGCGCCGGGTGGTCCAGGACGTGGCCGGGGACCTGATCGCCGGCCTGAGCCGGGCCGGCCAGGCGGACCTGATCACGCAATACGCGTTCCCGTTGGCGTTCCGCGTCCTCAACCGCATGCTGGGCTGCCCGCCGGAGATCGGCGAGCGGGTGGCGATCGGCATGGCCAAGATCTTCGAGGGCATCGACGCCGAGGCCGGCAACGCCATGCTCGCCGCGGCGCTGGCCGAGCTGGTCATGATGAAGAAGGAGCGCCCGGCCGACGACATCACCACCCGGATGCTGCAGCACGAATCAGAGCTGGAACTCCCGGAGATGGTGCACCAGCTGGCCTGCGTCTACGGCGCCGGCATCGAGCCCCAGCAGAACCTGATCGCCAACACCCTGCTGCTGATCCTCACCGACGAGCGGTTCTCCGGGGACGTGCTGGACGGCAACCTCACCGTCCGCGACGCGCTGGACGAGGTGCTGTATCAGGACCCTCCGATGGCCAACTTCGGCATCTCCTACCCGCCCTACCCGGTGCAGATCGACGGCGTCTGGCTGCCCGCGGACCAGCCGGTGGTGATCAGCTTCTCGGCCTGCAACAACGACCCGGCCATCGCCTCCGACCAGCGCGCCGGCAACCGCGCCCACCTGGCCTGGAGCGTGGGCCCGCACGCCTGCCCGGCCCAGTCCGCGGCCTACCTGATCGCCCAGGCGGCGATCGACCAGATCCTGGACGCCCTGCCCGAGATGGAGCTCGCGGTCCCCGAGAAGGACCTGGTGTGGCGGCCCGGGCCCTTCGCCCGCGGGCTGGCCGCGCTGCCGGTCGCCATCCCGGTCCCGAGGCAGAACCCTGTTCGCTGA
- a CDS encoding ATP/GTP-binding protein: MGSANLSEVAYLPGTVTRSVKLLVAGHFGAGKTTFVGSVSEIKPLRTEEPITEASLGVDDLAGLPKKTSTTVAMDFGRRTFGDVALYLFGTPGQHRFLPMWDELARGAAGALVLVDTRRLDHSDEILSAVEKRGLPYTVAVNEFDGGRRYPAQEIREALDLAPTTPLTVCDARDQTSSIKALIMLVEHLTSRPETLA, translated from the coding sequence GTGGGCTCCGCCAACTTGTCTGAGGTCGCCTACCTGCCCGGCACCGTCACCCGGTCCGTGAAGCTGCTGGTGGCCGGCCACTTCGGGGCCGGCAAGACCACGTTCGTGGGCAGCGTCTCGGAGATCAAGCCGCTGCGCACCGAGGAGCCGATCACCGAGGCCAGTCTCGGCGTGGACGACCTGGCCGGGCTGCCGAAGAAGACCTCGACGACGGTGGCCATGGACTTCGGGCGCCGGACCTTCGGGGACGTGGCGCTGTACCTGTTCGGCACGCCGGGGCAGCACCGGTTCCTGCCGATGTGGGACGAGCTGGCCCGCGGCGCGGCCGGTGCCCTGGTGCTGGTCGACACCCGGCGCCTGGACCACTCCGACGAGATCCTCAGTGCCGTGGAGAAGCGCGGCCTGCCCTACACGGTCGCCGTGAACGAGTTCGACGGCGGGCGCCGCTATCCGGCCCAGGAGATCCGCGAGGCCCTGGACCTGGCGCCGACCACCCCCCTGACCGTCTGCGACGCCCGCGACCAGACCTCGTCCATCAAGGCCCTGATCATGCTCGTCGAACACCTCACCAGCCGACCGGAGACGCTCGCGTGA